DNA sequence from the Acipenser ruthenus chromosome 8, fAciRut3.2 maternal haplotype, whole genome shotgun sequence genome:
TGGCTAAAGTATACTTAAAAACATGAATATTGGTAGAAAAATGACTAGTTTCCCATAAAATACAGGATGGAAAAAAATGGAACATACCTTGTATACGTCCAGAATTCCACACTGATAATCAAAGAGAGTGTAGAGCTCATTCAACATGCTGATCACCTGCATGGGGGTACACTTGGCACACACAGCGGTAAAGCCAACGATGTCCGAGAAGAGCATGGTGACATCGTCAAACTTGCGTGCCTGCACAGTCTTGCCCTGCCAGAGCTGCTGGGCCACGTTCCCAGGGAAGATTGAGTAGAGCAGGTCCACAGTCCTCTTCTTCTCCTCTTCTAGGGCCTGGTGGGTCTTTTCTAGAGTGGCCTTCAGCTTATCCATGCGCTTCTTCAAGCCGTCCTGGGCCTTCGTCTGCTCGCCCACAAGGATGACGTCCCGCGTGGCATCATGGATAGGAATGTCCGAGAGGTGCAGACCTCGGCCCATCAACTCCTCCAGCTTGTCCACACAAGGAGACCCCAGGAATAGGACAGTGTTGGACTCGAGGACGTGAATCATCTGCCCTTTTATTTCCATCACCTGAAAATACAAGGAATTTTTAAATACACCATACTGAACAGTTTCTGAATTATCAGTGTGTCAACCCAGTGTTAATCAATATATTATCTATCCATCATGATAAAAATGCAGGTTTATATCATCGCTCCCAGCATTGCACACTTCCTGGGCTTTCAAGACGAAACCAGACAAACATTACTTAAAGATTATAGAGGAAACACAGTTGTTTTTAGTTACCTTTTTGCTTTGCACACTATTGAAATGAGTATCTCTACAGTCAGACGTTATTGTTGGTAAATCCTTCAGACTAAAATAACCCAATTAATCTCAAATTAAAAGCACAGGCTTCAGAAGACAATGCATTACCTACAGACTTCAGAGCACAGCACAAATATTATTTCACCCACGAGTAAATTGTAACAGCACACATTTCTGGGTTATttatagaccccccccccccccccccccatggtatTAGATAATATATAAAACCTACATTACTTTGAGAAGAAAGGCGGTGTGGGGTAtgtgtgagtgtctctgtgtgtgtgtgtgtgtgtgtgtgagtgtgagagtgtgtgtctgtgtgtgtatgtgtatgtgtatgtgggtgtgtatgtgtatgtaagtGTATGTGAGTGTATGAGTGCTTTCTGAAAAATGCAGGCCAAGAAGGAAGAAGGAGTTCTGCTATTTATAACTAAGCAGAGATGAACAGCATTTAAGTCCTTGACGGTAGCAATAACACTGCAGTTAATAAAGCATACAGCATTTATCAGAATGTCAATAACTCCAAGCACAAtgtgtggaataataataatattaacacatATGCAATTACATACGACCTAACATAGTATTTacaattgaataaaataaaatatggagaaaaaaaaaatgtattcacatGAACACCCTGTAATTATTTACCTACTTATTTTATACTATGAATAATTGCCTGTGATGCTGAATAAGGGGTCAAGTTTTCTATCTGTTGATgcagcacatactgtataaactcccatccacacacacacgaACGACACGGAATTAAGACTTCTACTGCTCTGCTGGTAATGATTTATACTTAATCTTTAAACTTcgtccacaaaacctttgacccaAACTGTCAATATTATTAACTGCATCTAAAGCCTACCACCAACTTGAAACCAACCATAACAGaaccatacaaaaaaaatgacacaagGTAAAATACAATGCTCTGAATTTGTTTTAGTTCAACAGCATAAATTAACAGTGCTACTGGACTACTAAGTGTTACTCACATACCATAACTTCTGGCTTGTAGAACCCTAAAAATACCTCAGTAACGTATGCCAGCGCATATTAGATTCTGTAGGGtagtttaaagaaagaaagggagtATATATTGCTCATTATGcttatctttgtgtgtgtgtatatatatatatatatatatatatatatatatatatatatatatatatatatatatatatatatatatatatatatatagtttatacaCATTACAATACAAGTAGCAAATTGGCAGAGGCACTATCcaatttacatacagtactgtatgttgacaTCAAAGTTCATAGATACCATGTATCAGTTTCATACTTAATATATCATAGTTGCATTAgggttaataaaacaataaaagtcaaagcacagcaGGAGACACAAAGAGAGTTGCAGTGGATTTCCATATCAAAGTATGGCAATTCATTAAGATGGGAATTGTCCCTGGGTCTATTATATTTGCACTACGCTGTCTGCCTGGAATGGGGAAGATAACCCACTTAAAACCTGCCCTGTTTTCCTGCCAGCTTATGAAAATTAATTCACTGTTATTTAAATAAGCATAAGATATTGTGCTTGATGATGGTGGTGGCttatctagaaaaaaaaaaacaacaactgagcAACTAGAGCTTCTGCTCTGGGGTTGCGGTTGCTAAGCACATTTGTTTAAGGAAATGATACCCTTCAGTGGTCTAAGGAGATAATACATGGGGTTGTTTATAGGGAATCTGTTTAGGCCAGTGATAAGTAAAAGATTAAGGAGAGTAAACTATTCTTTGGCTTATCGGTCCCTACAGTCTGCTTGCGACTGTGTTTTCACAGAAAATAAcaaatgtgttgtttattaagAGGAAATGTACTATTGTGAACTGTGATCTGCATACTTGATGCGTGTGGGATGTACACTTGTAGATTCCCTTTTGCAACCACTGAACTCTATCATTTCTTCAGTTTTTTTAAGTTTATGACAGTGTATAAGTTAAGCTTGATTCATCAGCAGAATCAAaagcgaagaaaaaaaatatttaactaaaGTTGTGTTCATTTTTTCCCCTGTCAACTCTACAGCAGGGCTATGCAATATTTTTGACTCAAATATCCATCCCGCGATTACTAggtagttctttaaaaaaaagtgtactcgAAAACTGACTACTGCACAGTAGTTTCCACAACATCAAGTCCAAAGAGCCTGATTGTGGTTCTCGATGAGCCAGATATTGCTGAAATGCTGCTGTGTTATAAATGTATCTTGAGCCATGAAACACTGGAAGGTGGGAATATATTTCATATTCCAGTGAGAGAATTCAATATGGGCAGAATACTGTAAAACAAAGCATCACTCAAATAACCCCATTTGCCCTGTAAGACTATACAGTAATCATTCTTCATAATAACATTTCCCACTGCTCTGTCACCCTTAAAATGGTACTATTGGAAAAGCAAACTAAAACCTAACTATGTCATTTCAAACCTGGGTAATAGCATGACTTATGAATACCCTCGGTGATGATTCCTGCCCTGACACAGTTCATACTGGCTGATTCTCTCAGTTAGCTGTGTTGCACCAGTTATAAGGTACCGGTACTGAGagaagattcttttttttaaattcatatataactgtgtacattttaaaactaggtACACAAATGTAGGTTCAAAGATGCACTTCGCTCTATATTTACAGCAAAAGCCATATGAGTTGTAATATTATTTCACCTTTACAATCAATCTTCTGCCCTGAATGCTCTTGCTCATAATATCCTGAGGCTTTTTACAAGATGATATGCAGAGATTAGGACCGCTTTGCTTGGTTAACACAGTCTAGGATCTGTTCTGTCAGGCCTGGTTTTTGCCCTTTTCTGTTGAAAATGCCAACAGATTCATGTATTGcctaccacaaaaaaaaaagtaatcacaGCAAGATGTGATGTGCCTACCACAGTATTTTAAGCACACAGGTGGTGTTTGAAtattccttttaaaaagaaattcataaatcacatacaaattCAGTAGTATAATATTCCACAGCTCTACAGTAGTTATCTTGTCCTTTGTGATTTGCTTTAGCCTAGTTAAGTATGAAGCTCTATAAGTCCTTAATGGAACATTTGCAGGTCGTAACATTAAAGaaaacaatagtttttttttttaatatgctttaccatgctttcactgtgctttattaaactttgctatgcGTTACTATGCACACAGATTAATTGCCTGCAGGAGAGAACTTCACTGGGGATTTCAACATGCTGTAATATATTCAGTTCAATGCCTGTACtaaatacagtaatccattgTGAATTCGCCCATCACATATCCGTCCTAactgtttatctgccatgatcaatctcttcagcaatgttagtttattattgaaccgagtagattagttcagagattgtagatcctaccagaGTTTTcctacactgtgttgtatgtgctccgtgcgcagctattgctggtagtgtcatgtgagctgttcagtgtgttgatatttaaataaatcctgttcacctgtggggagtatcaacttcaacctctgtctcgatctcctgcctgtcacacaGCAGCGAATACACGCATCCACACGGCAGACgactaccctgtcacaggcttgctccctaataaaagctgaatctctacacaataattgtgtgaatatattaattgttacagctgtgtagaatggtatttaaaacaggattcatttattcgtctttttacatatccgcccttgctctggtcccaccgcagtcggatatgcgatggattaatgtaatacattcatttacaaatgaaatgTCCCACTTTGTGGGGATTAGGTTAAATTAGAATCCAAGGAATACATTTTCCATAAAGGTTCAGGTGATTCACCCAATACTGAGAACAGAGTATCTAATGCTTTTATAAAAGCTTCAATCTGTGTAAATTACAGTAAAATGTGAAATCCTGTTAGAAGTTAATGGACATTGACAATGAAAGCCAGGGTTTTATTATTATCTGCTGAGATGTATTCTAGCAAAAAGGTTATAATGGTTATTAGTAGCCTTTTTGAGGTATTTAATTCTTCAGAAGATTATATTTTTGTATCAGTCTGTATTAAGCATATATTTGTGTTATAATACACTGGGCCAGAtggtttctgaaagaaaaaaggaaGCAATTAAAACATGTCAGTGACCACATTAGATGTCCATCCagatatacacacagacagacagacagactctatATGCTAATGCTCTCAATAAAATGAACTAAAGAATGCCTATAGCACCATTGGATAAGCAGTTATCtagtgtgtatacatatatacatatgtaaagCCTCTTCCTTATCACATTAAAATTATTTGCCAAAGTTGTTTATCATATTGTCTATTTGATGATCTTATGACGTTACTAGATAAGGTCTAATTTTTACCTCACCCCCCAAAATAACTTTTAAGATTAAGGTTAAACCTGATTTCACTTGAGACTTTGTTATTGGCCAGGATGTCTTTTGTTCCTTttgtaatatgtgtataatacTTAATTCAGTTTTAAAGCTTCTGGCGTTTAACTTattaactattattttttttaaatatttgttttcccGGTAATTTAAAATTGTTCCAAACAGTAAAAAAGAAACCTAAAAATCTAAACTCTGAGTCATGAAGTCTTTCTTTTCCCTCTTGTTTATGTGGATTACTATATAAACCATTACACAAGGGGAAATAGGCACATGTCTTATCTCATTCCTCGGCTGATTTTTAATGGTCTTGCCATGTTGACATTACATAGTAATCATCCCGTTCATGTATTATTCAATAATGGGCCGTAGCTGTGTTTGTCAATACAGCAGGACAAAGGTGGAGAAAGAGACATTGATTATGCACTGTTTTCCCACAGCTGAATACACTGTTTGCAGTTATAAACACAATGCATATAATAgtattcgcttttttttttttaaatctcacaagtcACACCTGTTACATTTTATCAGAAGGGCACACAGGAAGTTAGATGAAAGCACTGTGACGTCACAGTACACAGTGCAATGAAGCTGATTCATGAAGATGTGTGCGCGTTTTAAATAATGATTACAGGGTATCAATGAATGGTACTTTCTTCCCCATAATGGCTTGTGCGTAAACGCTGAAAGTAAGTTGGAAAATGAATGcagacaaaataaatattgattccTGGAGACATTATGCACATTGAGCAACGTTAAAGAAGAATTAATTGGATTTGTTTGGAAGCAGACAGATAAATAGCTATTAAAATCACATGTCAGCGGCTGTTTTATTGGGTAATTGCTCAATGATGAATGGCAGAGGCCCCACAGGCTCAAACTAAACACTTTATTGTGGCAGACCAGTAACATCGATGACTAAGAGTCATTACACGTCCCTCTTTCCATGTTTTTCAGTAATTACACAACAATAACGTCGGGCTGCAGCACTGAGAAACTATCCATCACAAAGAATCATTTAAAGATAGCTGCTTAAGCCGGGTATTAGTATTGTATTTatcgtatttttttttattatggttacATCCATTATCTTAGATTCCAAAGTTGCTAATATTGAGTATGGCTTAAAGGGcttaaaggaatactttataccaaatataattatactttataaacaaatatttcaatttgtttattatcctatgtgttaataattattatttttaattgtgaaatatctatttttagaccatgaagTGCTATAAAgtaagccattttttttttactgtgacaaaATACAGCCCTGCCTAtggtatatgaaaaatataaattGGACTGCCAAATTATGCCTAAcataattcataaaaaaatagaGAACAGTACAGCAGGCATTAGAGTAGTTAagtgaaaaaaaagagaacaaggTGGCTTTGTTTTAATGTCACCACAACTTGTCTGTTTAATAAGGACACTGATTAAGTTAATGAAGTCATCAGGACTTCAGGCAGAATGCCTGGTAAGAGTTTTGATGCGTAGATGTGTGATCAATTGGGTGTGATCAGTGGACAGGAAAACCGAAGCCGAAgttgggtgacctgaggcacttTAATCCTGGTTAATCATTGATGCCCATTTGGTGTCAGTtaagcattttttgtttgttttcaaacatttgaacaaatcactttttttaaatattctacatttttacacaaacctttaaaatgttttgttaaggactgtaTTTTGCCCATTTAGATTTTATTCTCATTTTAAAGGTACTGCTTAACCTAAGAATGCATAAACACTACCAAAGATAGTCCTTAAGACATTCCATAAAACAGTCCTTAAGCTTTTCTGAATAGGACCCTAAGGCTACAGATGGAGAGAAATTGTGTGAATAAAGCATTGACTGAACAATCAAGAAGAGAGAGGCTTGGTGACATTTGTACAGAATTAATGTACATGCAGTTCGTACTGTCAAAACCATGTGTCTAATGGAAATGTAGcacgacagacagacagccctGAACTAAGCATGTACTGCCTCAGACAGACCTAAAATAAGCTATAGTACACTCAGCATttattgagcaagatttgttcgAAATATATATTCAGGTGCAACCCCATCCAGCTATAACAGCAAACCTGAACAAAGTGAGCGGTGGAGACATCTGGAAATGGAAGGTAACTTTCTTACCCAAACCAAACATAGAAATAATGTACCACACAGCCTTACCTGCAGCAATCCTCATTACATATTAAACGCACACGATGGCATATTGAAAAGAGGCGCTTCAGTATTTGCCCTGAGagaagtatagaaacattttctgCTTCACTTCTTTTAATGACATCCTCCAGTTTTAATTTGcaatcatttgaaaaaaatgGCCTTCTCCAAAATCACTCAAGATGCTATTTGTGAAGGTGAGAGTCTTTAATTATggatatttattttaaccatAACTGAAAGAGGTCCTAGTCATTCTCTGACAAACAACACTGGCAAGGCACAGTTTATAATTTTTTCTGAACTTGTTAAGAAAAGTCCCTCATTAAAACAGAACAGCCTTTAAGTAGTCAGTCGCTGGCAAAATGTGTTACCGCTTCAAGGAGTGGTTTCATGTAGTATTACCAGCATCATTGAATATATAAACCCTTATATTAGATGGAAACCATCCCTGTTCATCCCCTGTCAGCCAAACACAGATAAACATCTCACCCACAACAAGACTCCCATGAGAAGCATCTCTGTAGTTCAAATCAGGCTCAGGTCCAAAGTGAAACAAGCTTGGTGGCAatgctccagataagctgcgtaaagggtgttttacgcattgaaagaaaatgaattacttatgatatttaaattgaatgtgcAATGACtaggcatagcaattttgctgcacagcttgaatctgcatgttatcaagcttcgtTCTTCCCTGGTGTCTCAATGGTGAATTGTAAATATACTGCATGTGGTAGCTATAGAATGCCAGGACAAGccaattgtagcctgcctgggaattgccataAACACTTGACCAAGAAGTCTGCGTTTTCaatatacatcttttttttaaatgtacggttgaatccactcacttgaaATGCGTGTTTGTAACTGATGAATATGTGACTGGATTCTGGATTTCTCGGCACcgtacaatattctgtgtttcttAAGTTTTGGGATGCTTCATATAGCTATAGCAAGACCATCAATAAGGAATGCAATATTATCGTTTCTTTGTAAATATAGCGTACGTGCATGGAACCCTTTTATAACATATGATTCATCTGCAGCCTTggaatttaaaaatataatctgtatctgtgttgtggtcaataaagcaaataagattaacagttctttttgtttttattgtaaggcCAAGTTTGTGTACAATAGTTCAAAGTAAAGGTtttagttaatgcataccccataagttagcattaaagtgtgtacagtatttattgaaagtactcatgacttcaaaggtaatgttgcattgtacttacccaaaatacattttagtgtcTAATGTCtacattggagagtaaattactcaatgaccccaaaaccttatctggagcactgcttGGTGGTCATTAATTCTACACAAAGACCCAGGACTGAACAGGGTTGATGGTACCGTAGATTTGCACATTCTCTAAAtctttcatgacttttattttCTCATTAAAGCTGCTTTGATGTCAGCAACATTAACTGTGTTTGTCTTCACTGTTCAGTCTTGCAGACTCTTACAGTGTGTGATTGGTTTGAAGTTGGTGAGAGATGAAGAgagacataaataaatatatatgtatgcacAATCGTGTATCCTTTTTAGTGTTTTAGTTctgctgtattattttaaaaagtaaaaagaaaaaaagcctcTTACTTTTTCTTGGTATCCTAATCCGGATGTGTCAGGGCGTGTCCTTATCACAAAGGGCATGGACAGTCTCAAAAGAATCCCCTGGAAAGTGCACACGATTTTTGGAGAAACAATTTCAAAGCAATCTCGGAAGTTCAAGGTCCTGTGAGCCTCGCACTTTATGTGCTTTCTGAGCCCTTCCCCGAGCTGGAGGATGGCCAAGTGTGGGTCGAACATCAAGTGGAAGGGGAAGGCCCTGCAGAAAGTGCTGATGCTGATCCGAAGATCTGGCGGGGAGCAGGACAGTCTCAACGGATGTGCTTTCGCAGGGCACGGGGGCTGGCACACTTTGATGAGAAAGGTGAGGCAGTTAGAATTGCCCGGGTTCGATCCATCCAGGCCCAGCTTCTCGGCAGAATTTTCCACCTGCTCCACCAGGACCTCCATGCTATATATCCTTCTCGCAGCGGCTTTGATCACTCCAGGCATGGCGAAGCCCACCGTAGGGTAGGGGTGGAAATAGTGGAGCAGGAAAGTGCCATCATCTGGCAAGTCTTTGCATAGAAAGGAAGGTGACTCCGCAGAGACCCTCTTGCCACAGGAAGTTCGGATGTGCTCCAGCAGGGCATCAAAGCCATTGAAGAAGTCCTGCAGGGTGCTGCCCATGGCTCGCAAGACACGCTCGTTCTCCTCAAAGCACTGGCTGAAGAACTCCTCGCCAAACCTCTCCCGCAGCTCTTCAAACTTCACACCTGCAAACAAAACAAGAAGACCTTTTTACCAGACAGGCACAAAAGGGATCCCAGTATTCAGAATTCAGTTTGGTTGGGATATTTGGGGATTGAGTTTCATTTTCACTACCGTCCTTTTTTTGGGAAAATTCAAGAAAATTCTGTATTTCTCTCTCCTTGCCTGACTGTTGTCAAGTTGTTGAAATGCTGCTAATTAGTTTTAGCCAAATCCCCCCCACAAATCCTAAATTTGGTAGTATTTGTCTTTCAGAATTTGACTTGGAATCAAAAACAGACATGCACCAACAAAT
Encoded proteins:
- the LOC117972668 gene encoding guanylate cyclase soluble subunit alpha-2-like isoform X1, whose amino-acid sequence is MSSRKISSESFSSLGSDYPESPDDVECPFSRVFWNGKSPSGSLSCPFEDVEIKRAPRTRRVNLDSLGNSIRKLTSPTAQTIQQALQRTLQYYKNQVIRCDEDEKDQRSTPNRYPYLDHSAKDEVEDISGILQCTATLLGVKFEELRERFGEEFFSQCFEENERVLRAMGSTLQDFFNGFDALLEHIRTSCGKRVSAESPSFLCKDLPDDGTFLLHYFHPYPTVGFAMPGVIKAAARRIYSMEVLVEQVENSAEKLGLDGSNPGNSNCLTFLIKVCQPPCPAKAHPLRLSCSPPDLRISISTFCRAFPFHLMFDPHLAILQLGEGLRKHIKCEAHRTLNFRDCFEIVSPKIVCTFQGILLRLSMPFVIRTRPDTSGLGYQEKVMEIKGQMIHVLESNTVLFLGSPCVDKLEELMGRGLHLSDIPIHDATRDVILVGEQTKAQDGLKKRMDKLKATLEKTHQALEEEKKRTVDLLYSIFPGNVAQQLWQGKTVQARKFDDVTMLFSDIVGFTAVCAKCTPMQVISMLNELYTLFDYQCGILDVYKIETIGDAYCVASGLHKKSDCHAKPIALMALKMMELSEEVLTPDEKPIQLRIGIHSGSVLAGVVGVKMPRYCLFGNNVTLASKFESGSHPRCINVSPTSYQLLKGDNNFVFIPRSHQELPDNFPKEIPGICYFLKAGNSQSQNTGASVATAASGTSTRIRKISYNIGTMFLRETSL
- the LOC117972668 gene encoding guanylate cyclase soluble subunit alpha-2-like isoform X2, translated to MSSRKISSESFSSLGSDYPESPDDVECPFSRVFWNGKSPSGSLSCPFEDVEIKRAPRTRRVNLDSLGNSIRKLTSPTAQTIQQALQRTLQYYKNQVIRCDEDEKDQRSTPNRYPYLDHSAKDEVEDISGILQCTATLLGVKFEELRERFGEEFFSQCFEENERVLRAMGSTLQDFFNGFDALLEHIRTSCGKRVSAESPSFLCKDLPDDGTFLLHYFHPYPTVGFAMPGVIKAAARRIYSMEVLVEQVENSAEKLGLDGSNPGNSNCLTFLIKVCQPPCPAKAHPLRLSCSPPDLRISISTFCRAFPFHLMFDPHLAILQLGEGLRKHIKCEAHRTLNFRDCFEIVSPKIVCTFQGILLRLSMPFVIRTRPDTSGLGYQEKVMEIKGQMIHVLESNTVLFLGSPCVDKLEELMGRGLHLSDIPIHDATRDVILVGEQTKAQDGLKKRMDKLKATLEKTHQALEEEKKRTVDLLYSIFPGNVAQQLWQGKTVQARKFDDVTMLFSDIVGFTAVCAKCTPMQVISMLNELYTLFDYQCGILDVYKIETIGDAYCVASGLHKKSDCHAKPIALMALKMMELSEEVLTPDEKPIQLRIGIHSGSVLAGVVGVKMPRYCLFGNNVTLASKFESGSHPRCINVSPTSYQSFRTTSQRKSLAFAIS